AACCTAATTATTAAAATGCCCTtgctagggcataattaccaaaataccctcattttccccaaatctcatcttccccaaaatctatcttccatttctgaaacttctctcaAAATCCAACAGACTGGTTTTTGTTctctaattccctctttctcttctttattcactcttttttttttgtggttacTGGCGAAACACGAGGGCGAGGGTGGGGGTTGAAGAAATtgcagtgaaaaaaaaaaaggaaaaaggaggtGGGTTTGAGGTTCCGTCTATTCTGAACGCATAAACAAAGGTTGGGTGCACACTAATAGAACTGGACTGAGTTGCAATTTCATCAGAGACGCAACGAATGTAATCCCCATTTGTAAGACACAGCAAGAAACACAACCAAAAGCGCTCAATCTACGAGTAATTGTTAAAAAATCATCCCAAGCTCTAGGGAGCTTCGGTTCTCCCAACCAAAATACGGTCTCATCGACTTTCAGCAATCTTTAATCAAACACTGAAACTTGAGGAGTGAGCAATCTCCATCACCTTCAACTGCAACCTCAAACCCACctcctttttcctttgttttttttctctgcAATTTCTTCGACCCCCACCCTTGCCTTCGTGTTTCGCCagtagccaaaaaaaaaaagagtgaacaaagaagagaaagagggaatcaGAGAACAAAAACCAGTCTTTGTTGGATTTtgagagaagtttcagaaatggaagatggattttagggaagatgagggtattttggtaattatgccctagcaagggcattttgataattagaTTGGATTAGGTTCTTAAGAATAAATAGTGAGGATAAAAAGGTcttatcaaattaggttagggcaaaaaggtcttttcatattatgaacaaatagatcaaggcaattaggtcttttcaaataaGGAGGGATCTTCTCACGTTGGTGGGTCGGATGGAGTGGATTCGGGCCTAAATATGGGTATGGGTTCGGCTTGTGTATCTGGGTCAGATGTGGGTGGGTCGGATCATGACCAATTTGATCAAGAGGAGATGCAAGGTGGGTGGACTCAGGTATTAGGTCGAAAGAATCTTGGTGACCGTAGGAAACCCCCTCGAGGTGGTCGTGTGGGTTGCCATATGGCTACTCCAGGTATTGGTAGAACTTGACGTCCAAAGAAAGCAAAGCCTAGTGTTAAAGCGGTGGACACGGCAGTAGAGAAATCTCTGGTTGAAAAGGAGACTTCATCTCCCTTTTCACCAGAGGAGGAGGCTCTTTTGGCTTTTGATCGGCCTGGCATATATGCTAAGATCCCCGACGATCAAATAGGACAAGGACCCCGTCGGTGCGTCTCGCAGATCCCCCGTagctttgttttatttttctcggGTAAGCGAGTGGCTTGAAGCCCTTGCCATTATGGTTTAGGACTGAGTTCcccatttttaatttttagctttctttgccagtattctgtcataggcttgtttgcctccttttattcaataaaatttatcttttctacaaaaaaaaaaaaaattaggtcttttcaaatttataaacatagaagaaagggtaaaatagtcaagttTTTAATACTTAACGGTTAAACTTAACGGTTTGGACTTATCTAGaattaggggggtaaagtaggggtggtacgtggaatttgcagggatggtacgtggacttttcagaaccttagggggtacgaggaatattgggtgcattataggggtgTACCtgtattttaccctttaaaaaaaaatcataaaaatgaaAGGAATCACATGCATACAAAGAAGCTAACTTGGTATTTCCCGTGTATATCCAAGTATTGAAGCaataaaaaccattaaaaaaaacgAGTTCAAAAACCTGTAAAACGTTGGAGAAGAACAAGGTAGCCGTTGGCCGTTCAAAAACATGGTAAGGGGCCATAAATAGCTCAattggaggaagaaaggaagagggagagggagagagagatcgtTTGCATTTCCatatgtagagagagagagagagagaagcgtATTTATGATTTAGTGGGCTTCAGCTTAAACTCCAAGCCCAGGCCCAAGTTGCATACAAGCTATTAAACCTCAACTCTCTAATCGCCATTtgacagaaaaaagaaaaaactctaTCGTCGGCCAGCTGAGACACCGAACTGTTTATCATCCCCTCGTCCTTTTTGGATCCTGAGACAAATGAAAGCCACTTGATCACTTATTTAgataagtctctctctctctctctctctcctccatgaCTTCGTTCTTCTCCCCTTGTTTCCCTTCACGGTTACATGTTTCTCCGTTCCCACTTCGAGTTTTCCACAGCTCTTTCAAACCAATCTCCTCATCAATTCGAACAAAACACATCTCAGCCACAATCCCTgcaagagataaaattatagATTTTGGTAAATACAAAGGCAAAATGCTCGGCAGCCTCCCTTCCAAGTACCTCAAATGGGTCTCTAAAACCCTCAGAGCTCGTGATTTTGAAGAATGGGCAAAGCTCGCAGACGAAGTCCTACAAGACCCAGTCTACAGAGACCGAATAGAATGGGAGGTCGCAGAGAACATCTTGAATGGCAACAGTTCTTCGATGGCTTTAGGAAGAGAGAGCCCTGTTTCAGATCTGCTCGAAATCAGTGAGAGATTCGATTGGAATAATGAGGACAAAGTTGGTTGGAGCAAAATCGATTTTGCACTTCTTGGGACTTCGAAGGGTGGTCGAATACCGAGAAATGGAGATTCTAGAAGTgaacaagagaagaaatttagggtttctttgATTGAAGGAATGGGTTCGTTGAAGAAGGATTTGGGACagaaaagagagataaagagaggTTTTGTGAGTGATGATGGTTCAAGGGTTTCAAAGAATGAAGAAGTGGATGGTTCATGGAATAGAGATTTGGGGGTTATTGGTAAAGAGTTTAGGGTCTCAAATAGTGAGAACTTGGGTTTTAAGGAGCAGAGGAAGGTGGGTTATTTGAATAAAGGATTAAGGGTTTCTGTGGCTGCAGAACAGGGTTTTCAAAATGAGAATGATGTCAGggtgagaagggaagagaggaggaagagacaGAAATTGAAGAAAGGTCTGCTTAGAGTAGAAAATGGAGGGAACAACGGGGACAGAGAAGGAGCTAATGATGTTGAAGACCAAGATCAAGACCAGATGGTAGAGTACCATAATCCATTTCCTGGACGTGAAGCTTTTCTCAGAAAGGTTCTCagtaatagaagaagaattttgtaATCTGTTTTGCAGTATTTGTTTCTTAAATAAttcattcttcttctcatttcctACCATTGTTTTGAATCTTAGAATCAACTTCGGATCGGTTTCCATCAAATCTGAACTGAATCATTCAGAATCGTCCCATAATTGTTTGGAATTGGCCGGACTCAGCCAAAATAGGACTACTTCGGTCGGACTCAATAGGTGAAGAATCGAGGTTAAACGGAATAGAAATCGGCTGTTTGCCAGTTAAATACCTAAATAGGCAGCAGACTCCAATGAATCCATTCTTAAAGCCTAAAGCTCTGTTCCCAATTGAAAGTATGAAACTCACAAGTCATGAGCAGGGTTTAATACCAAGGTTTTGACGAGCCATGAGCAGGGTTAACACCAAGGTCTGATACAATACCAAGGTTCTAAAAGTCGGGTTTCGACGAGCCAGAAAACGAGTTCGTCACGGTTTTG
The Telopea speciosissima isolate NSW1024214 ecotype Mountain lineage unplaced genomic scaffold, Tspe_v1 Tspe_v1.0461, whole genome shotgun sequence genome window above contains:
- the LOC122648099 gene encoding uncharacterized protein LOC122648099 produces the protein MLGSLPSKYLKWVSKTLRARDFEEWAKLADEVLQDPVYRDRIEWEVAENILNGNSSSMALGRESPVSDLLEISERFDWNNEDKVGWSKIDFALLGTSKGGRIPRNGDSRSEQEKKFRVSLIEGMGSLKKDLGQKREIKRGFVSDDGSRVSKNEEVDGSWNRDLGVIGKEFRVSNSENLGFKEQRKVGYLNKGLRVSVAAEQGFQNENDVRVRREERRKRQKLKKGLLRVENGGNNGDREGANDVEDQDQDQMVEYHNPFPGREAFLRKVLSNRRRIL